From the genome of Eriocheir sinensis breed Jianghai 21 chromosome 47, ASM2467909v1, whole genome shotgun sequence, one region includes:
- the LOC126981223 gene encoding acetylcholine receptor subunit alpha-type acr-16-like: MVSTRLVVTLVVVMVMMAGAAHGEKDYAALTKLRAQLLEGYDRNTLALGAGGPITVNMSGLVIRNLFMDEKKHQVHLHGWISYMWNDPRLTWDPEAHSGITKLAVSPKDVWLPDLSVYTSADAASTFMDTSVSQVIIYPTGEVLQVPPIDFVYSCEADLTYWPHDEHICKLIIGSWVNDGYTIDFIPSDGLKPTVEDDEEQQRARMEWWVAESSTTERKSKYYDCCTEPYVSLTANLLLQRCAPAFTWLVKIPAVCFSLLTLVIFLLPPDAGEKITFGGICMLLHLLFLVFVSDTVRSAPTHTPLIVQLVVVELVLTAASVVVAAVVVRLSRTPNTASPPAPLTSLARSLARVLLLNAYANEASGQESGNKTEEVELGDKGGSDKEKQRVAGAQWLLLGAFLDRLALVMCLLVMLIVLGRFSMVL, encoded by the exons ATGGTGTCGACGAGGctggtggtgacgctggtggtggtgatggtgatgatggcag gcgCGGCGCACGGCGAAAAGGACTACGCGGCCCTGACGAAACTCCGGGCCCAGCTGCTGGAGGGCTATGACCGTAATACGCTTGCCCTAGGCGCCGGCGGCCCTATCACGGTGAATATGAGCGGCCTCGTCATCAGGAACCTCTTCATG gACGAGAAGAAGCACCAAGTCCATCTTCACGGCTGGATCTCCTAC atgtGGAATGACCCGCGCCTCACCTGGGACCCCGAGGCGCACAGCGGGATCACCAAGCTTGCCGTCTCCCCGAAGGACGTGTGGCTGCCAGACCTCTCCGTCTACAcctc ggcgGACGCCGCTAGCACATTCATGGATACGTCCGTATCCCAGGTGATCATTTACCCCACCGGCGAGGTGCTCCAGGTCCCGCCCATCGACTTCGTGTACAGCTGCGAGGCGGACCTCACCTACTGGCCGCACGACGAGCACATCTGCAAGCTGATCATCGGCTCCTGGGTCAACGACGGCTACACCATCGACTTCATTCCCTCCGATGGTCTGAAGCCaacg gtggaggacgacgaggagCAGCAGCGGGCCAGGATGGAGTGGTGGGTGGCAGAGTCGTCCACCACGGAGCGCAAGTCGAAATACTACGATTGCTGCACAGAACCGTACGTCAGCCTGACCGCCAACCTGCTGCTGCAAAGGTGTGCGCCGGCGTTCACCTGGCTCGTCAAGATACCCGCCGTGT gtttcAGCCTCCTGACACTCGTGATCTTCCTGTTGCCTCCTGACGCGGGGGAAAAAATTACCTTCGGCGGTATATGTATgctgctccacctcctcttcctcgtcttcgtcagcGACACCGTCAGGAGcgcacccacccacacgcccCTCATTG tccagctggtggtggtggagctggtgttgacggcGGCcagcgtggtggtggcggcggtggtggtgcggcTGTCCAGGACCCCCAACACCgcctcgccccccgcccccctcacctccctcgcCCGCTCCCTCGCCCGCGTGCTCCTCCTCAACGCCTACGCCAACGag gcgtcGGGGCAGGAGTCAGGGAACAAGACGGAGGAGGTGGAGCTGGGTGACAAGGGCGGGAGTGACAAGGAGAAGCAGCGTGTGGCCGGGGCTCAGTGGCTGCTCCTCGGCGCCTTCCTCGACCGCCTGGCCCTGGTGATGTGTCTCCTGGTCATGCTCATTGTACTCGGCAGGTTCTCCATGGTGCTTTAA